One Nitrospira sp. DNA window includes the following coding sequences:
- a CDS encoding ATP-dependent DNA helicase RecQ, whose product MDDLNNQLSRQFGFSSFRPGQREVIEAVLSRRDAMAVMPTGQGKSLCYQLPATVLPGLTLVISPLIALMQDQVEGLKQRKIAAASFHSGLSEQERDRVVLDLKLRRLQLLYLAPERMQHERFLRLLRSLWVSLLVVDEAHCISQWGHDFRPDYLKIGRLRRELDSPPCLALTATATARVQADLCDRLSLRDPLRLVTGFRRANLALSVRPCGSRQEKLTELDRLVRDHEAGSVLVYCATRRAVEEVAAWLGRSHRSVRYYHAGLSDEERRLVHDEFRLGTVRVLVATNAFGMGIDKADVRLVVHFAIPGSLESYYQEVGRAGRDGQPAACVLLFHERDLATQEYFIQQASKEPGNADRAGRMKTLLQDLLGYVSASTCRQLAILDYFSDDTERALGPCGLCDRCATRPQLGKVVKPQAVPKAAPVDPQLFERLRKLRRDLAEEEGVAPFVIFHDKTLRTIAGHKPMTIAALLEIPGIGEVKVERYGRKVLEVVSGERD is encoded by the coding sequence GTGGATGATCTGAACAACCAGCTCAGCAGACAGTTCGGCTTTTCATCCTTCCGACCAGGTCAGCGGGAGGTGATCGAGGCGGTATTGTCCCGCCGCGACGCGATGGCGGTCATGCCGACGGGTCAAGGGAAGTCGCTCTGTTACCAATTGCCGGCGACGGTCCTGCCGGGGTTGACGCTGGTGATTTCTCCGCTGATCGCGTTGATGCAAGACCAGGTGGAGGGTTTGAAGCAGCGGAAGATCGCGGCGGCATCGTTCCACTCCGGCCTTTCCGAGCAGGAACGGGACCGTGTGGTGCTGGATCTCAAACTGCGACGGCTTCAATTGCTCTACCTGGCGCCGGAACGGATGCAGCACGAGCGGTTCCTCCGGCTCCTGCGGTCGCTCTGGGTCTCGCTGCTGGTAGTGGACGAAGCGCACTGCATTTCCCAGTGGGGCCATGACTTCAGGCCCGATTATCTGAAGATCGGTCGCCTGCGCCGGGAACTCGACAGTCCGCCCTGCCTCGCCCTGACCGCCACGGCGACGGCGCGGGTGCAGGCAGATCTGTGCGATCGGTTGTCGTTGCGTGATCCCCTTCGGTTGGTCACGGGTTTTCGCCGGGCCAACCTCGCTCTTTCCGTCCGTCCCTGCGGTTCACGGCAGGAGAAGCTCACGGAGTTGGACCGTCTGGTGCGCGATCACGAGGCAGGCTCGGTCCTGGTCTATTGCGCCACGCGCCGTGCGGTCGAGGAGGTGGCGGCCTGGCTGGGCCGGTCGCATCGTTCGGTCAGGTACTACCATGCCGGTCTCTCCGATGAGGAGCGGCGGCTGGTTCATGATGAGTTTCGTCTGGGAACCGTTCGCGTTCTGGTTGCGACGAACGCGTTCGGTATGGGGATCGACAAGGCGGATGTCCGGCTGGTCGTTCATTTCGCTATTCCGGGGAGCCTGGAATCCTACTACCAAGAAGTCGGACGGGCCGGACGAGACGGGCAACCGGCCGCCTGTGTGTTGCTGTTCCATGAACGGGATCTGGCCACGCAGGAATACTTCATTCAGCAGGCCTCCAAAGAGCCGGGCAATGCGGACCGTGCCGGTCGTATGAAGACGTTGCTGCAGGATTTGCTTGGGTATGTCTCGGCCTCGACCTGCCGGCAGCTTGCCATTTTGGACTATTTCAGCGATGACACCGAACGGGCCCTGGGGCCCTGCGGCCTCTGTGACCGCTGTGCGACGAGACCTCAGCTTGGTAAAGTGGTAAAACCCCAGGCTGTTCCCAAGGCCGCTCCAGTTGACCCGCAGCTCTTTGAACGGCTTCGCAAACTACGTCGGGATCTCGCCGAGGAAGAGGGCGTCGCGCCGTTCGTCATTTTTCACGACAAGACCCTGCGCACCATCGCCGGCCACAAGCCCATGACGATCGCCGCTCTGTTGGAGATCCCAGGCATCGGCGAGGTGAAGGTGGAGCGGTATGGACGGAAGGTGTTGGAGGTGGTGAGCGGGGAGCGCGA
- a CDS encoding Twin-arginine translocation protein TatA, with protein sequence MFGLGAGEILIILVIAFLLFGPKQLPEIGRQVGQAVKGFKETADDLKKTVEPEINLIQQEMKMVEQDFESSMKEAEEEINHATSGVERGAEEAGLPKQA encoded by the coding sequence ATGTTTGGTCTTGGCGCCGGAGAAATTCTCATCATCCTGGTGATTGCGTTCCTGCTGTTCGGGCCCAAGCAACTGCCCGAGATCGGCCGCCAGGTCGGCCAGGCCGTCAAGGGGTTCAAGGAAACGGCGGATGACCTGAAAAAGACGGTTGAGCCGGAGATCAACCTGATCCAGCAGGAGATGAAGATGGTGGAGCAGGACTTCGAATCGTCGATGAAGGAAGCGGAAGAGGAAATCAATCACGCCACATCGGGCGTAGAGCGCGGGGCAGAGGAAGCAGGTTTGCCCAAGCAGGCCTAA
- a CDS encoding Twin-arginine translocation protein TatA — MFGSFGWMELLLILIIVLIIFGAGKIPQLGEGLGKAIKGFKKSVHEADAIDVTASEADPAAPQPSAQIQQSGQPAAAPPAQQADAASPPRTTQG, encoded by the coding sequence ATGTTTGGTTCGTTCGGCTGGATGGAGCTGCTGCTGATCCTCATCATCGTGCTGATCATCTTCGGTGCGGGGAAAATTCCTCAGCTCGGTGAGGGATTGGGCAAGGCAATCAAGGGGTTCAAGAAGTCGGTCCATGAAGCAGATGCGATCGACGTGACCGCCTCGGAGGCGGACCCCGCTGCTCCTCAACCGTCGGCACAGATCCAGCAGAGTGGACAGCCGGCCGCCGCGCCGCCCGCTCAACAGGCCGATGCGGCGTCACCGCCACGGACCACGCAGGGGTAA
- a CDS encoding Dolichol-phosphate mannosyltransferase: MTVPTRPWASVVIPIKDERDNLVPLAEQLVKVLDGREESRSAPFELLFIDDGSSDGSSEILDGLAARYRMVKVFHFDRNYGQSAAFDAGFKQSAGELVMTIDGDLQNDPADIAVLLPHIRTFDLVCGWRKDRHDNLTRKISSRIANAVRSSVTGDRVHDTGCSLKLFRRAVVEKLQLFEGMHRFFPALALMHGFTVTEVPVRHYPRTRGTSKYGVGNRLFKGLYDLVAVRWMQHRCLRYRYRAAATPSSPSASARP, from the coding sequence ATGACTGTGCCGACCCGCCCATGGGCTTCCGTGGTCATCCCCATCAAGGATGAGCGCGACAATCTGGTGCCTCTGGCTGAGCAACTCGTGAAGGTCCTGGACGGCCGGGAGGAGTCGCGATCGGCGCCGTTCGAGTTGCTGTTCATCGACGACGGCAGCAGCGACGGGAGTTCGGAAATCCTCGACGGCCTGGCCGCTCGATACCGCATGGTGAAGGTCTTTCACTTCGACCGCAACTACGGGCAGTCCGCTGCCTTCGATGCCGGCTTCAAACAATCCGCCGGAGAGCTGGTAATGACGATCGACGGCGATCTGCAAAACGACCCGGCGGACATCGCCGTGCTGCTCCCGCACATCCGGACGTTCGACCTCGTCTGCGGATGGCGCAAGGACCGTCACGACAACCTGACGCGCAAGATTTCTTCCCGCATCGCCAATGCCGTCCGCAGTTCCGTGACCGGCGACCGGGTGCACGACACCGGCTGCTCGCTCAAGCTGTTTCGCCGGGCGGTCGTGGAAAAACTGCAGCTCTTCGAGGGGATGCACCGGTTCTTTCCCGCCCTCGCCTTGATGCACGGGTTCACCGTCACGGAAGTGCCGGTGCGCCACTACCCCCGCACCCGCGGAACCTCGAAATACGGCGTGGGCAACCGCCTCTTCAAAGGACTGTACGACCTGGTGGCGGTGCGATGGATGCAGCACCGTTGCTTGCGGTACCGTTATCGCGCCGCCGCGACGCCCTCATCTCCATCGGCCTCCGCACGCCCATGA
- a CDS encoding lipid A biosynthesis-like, which yields MTLETTWLIIGFLGQGIFFMRWVVQWITSERHAESRVPTAFWYMSLIGGLITLAYAIYRKDPVFIAGQSIGSLVYLRNLMLIHRPNQTESGTASPATKS from the coding sequence ATGACGCTCGAAACCACCTGGCTGATCATCGGATTCCTCGGACAGGGGATCTTCTTCATGCGCTGGGTCGTCCAATGGATCACCTCGGAACGCCACGCGGAAAGCCGCGTCCCCACCGCCTTCTGGTACATGAGCCTCATCGGCGGACTGATCACGCTCGCCTACGCGATCTATCGGAAAGACCCCGTCTTCATTGCCGGCCAGAGCATCGGAAGTCTCGTATATCTCCGCAACCTCATGCTCATCCACCGTCCGAATCAAACCGAATCCGGCACGGCCTCCCCGGCGACCAAATCGTAA
- a CDS encoding 4-amino-4-deoxy-L-arabinose transferase and related glycosyltransferases of PMT family codes for MELQSNGQPPSPETPAQADRFIQPPALLLLLAMAAVLFFVGLGSTGLTDRDEGRNAEAGREMYETGDYISPTFNYEPRFAKPVFVYWLMSLSYHLFGVNEFAARFPSALFGVGLILLQYLFLTRCRGPVIGLFGAAMLLLNLEIIGLGRMALTDSVLNFFTTLSLYGFWLGLYGRGRERQFVWLFYIGMALGTLTKGPIGFLIPLLAAGLYLWLTGSWSLYRRQGFPLAGLLVFLVLALPWYIMMLNIHGQRYTTSAQGDTVGRFFGAMEGHGGTIFFYLPVFLLGFFPWSGLLPFAWYQAYKSWRESKRAGLFSPPQSSIDAQPSPLALEWFAAAWVIGGLVFFSLSSTRLPHYIAPLFPAAAILTASYWHRCVTDPAVPGVRAALHTITAVGSLLAIAFASLPPLYAKFAGKLVNEFPLAGQVSLGPGPYTVASIFLVGMGLVAYFGFSETRRPAAFWAAGGSLALVVLAAIQLTFPLVNLVVIDPPQRLAEVAGVNLGPNDRLIVYGQPRPSLVFYAKRKAIMIPKNEEANIKPYLTQPGRTMILLPSALRGRLPLETMDYPVLLERFGYILLANQSMIHVPEQAEKPPVRIPGH; via the coding sequence ATGGAACTCCAATCGAACGGACAGCCCCCGTCCCCCGAGACGCCGGCGCAGGCCGACCGATTCATCCAACCTCCGGCACTGTTGCTGCTGTTGGCGATGGCAGCCGTGCTGTTCTTCGTCGGACTCGGCTCAACCGGACTGACGGACCGCGACGAAGGCCGCAACGCCGAAGCCGGCCGCGAGATGTATGAAACGGGCGATTACATCAGCCCGACTTTCAACTACGAGCCGCGCTTCGCCAAGCCGGTGTTCGTCTATTGGTTGATGAGCCTTTCGTACCATCTGTTCGGCGTGAATGAATTCGCGGCGCGGTTCCCCTCCGCCCTCTTCGGCGTCGGGCTGATTCTCCTCCAATACCTGTTCCTGACGCGCTGCCGAGGCCCGGTCATCGGGCTGTTCGGCGCGGCGATGCTGTTGCTGAACCTGGAAATCATCGGCCTCGGGCGCATGGCCCTGACCGACAGTGTCCTGAATTTCTTCACGACCCTGTCGCTTTATGGATTCTGGTTGGGACTCTACGGCAGGGGACGTGAGCGCCAATTCGTATGGCTCTTCTACATCGGCATGGCGCTGGGGACCCTGACCAAAGGTCCGATCGGTTTCCTGATTCCCCTGCTGGCAGCGGGATTGTACCTCTGGTTGACCGGTTCATGGTCGCTCTATCGGCGCCAAGGATTCCCCCTTGCGGGCCTGCTCGTCTTCCTGGTCCTGGCGCTCCCCTGGTACATCATGATGTTGAACATTCACGGGCAACGTTACACGACCTCCGCGCAAGGCGACACGGTCGGCAGATTTTTCGGCGCCATGGAAGGCCACGGCGGCACCATCTTTTTTTACCTGCCCGTCTTCCTGCTCGGGTTTTTCCCCTGGAGCGGTCTGCTGCCCTTTGCCTGGTACCAGGCCTACAAGAGCTGGCGCGAGTCGAAACGTGCAGGCCTGTTCTCACCTCCTCAATCCTCCATCGACGCGCAGCCCTCTCCACTTGCGTTGGAATGGTTCGCCGCCGCGTGGGTCATCGGCGGATTGGTGTTCTTCAGCCTGTCTTCGACACGCTTGCCGCACTACATCGCTCCGCTGTTTCCCGCCGCGGCGATCTTGACGGCCTCCTACTGGCATCGTTGCGTGACCGATCCTGCCGTCCCCGGTGTACGCGCCGCCCTCCACACCATCACGGCAGTCGGCTCTCTCCTGGCCATCGCCTTCGCTTCGCTGCCGCCCCTCTACGCAAAGTTCGCCGGGAAACTGGTCAACGAATTTCCCCTGGCCGGACAGGTGTCGTTGGGACCGGGGCCCTACACCGTCGCCTCGATCTTCCTGGTCGGCATGGGGCTGGTGGCCTATTTTGGATTCAGCGAGACCAGACGCCCAGCCGCCTTCTGGGCCGCAGGGGGATCGTTGGCCCTCGTGGTGCTCGCCGCCATCCAATTGACCTTTCCGCTGGTGAACCTCGTGGTCATCGATCCGCCACAGCGACTGGCCGAAGTCGCAGGGGTCAACCTCGGTCCGAATGATCGGCTGATTGTCTATGGCCAGCCCCGCCCCTCGCTGGTGTTTTATGCGAAGCGGAAAGCCATCATGATTCCTAAGAACGAGGAGGCGAATATCAAGCCGTACCTGACCCAGCCGGGACGCACAATGATCCTGCTCCCGAGTGCGCTGAGGGGACGGCTGCCGTTGGAAACGATGGACTATCCGGTCTTGCTCGAACGGTTCGGCTACATCCTGCTGGCCAATCAATCGATGATCCATGTGCCGGAACAGGCGGAGAAGCCCCCGGTGCGCATTCCAGGTCACTGA
- a CDS encoding putative membrane-associated phospholipid phosphatase, PAP2 superfamily, with amino-acid sequence MTEPDDGRAAPLQGQPEPAPARPPVPAVVLSVLALIGSFAALLQIDIPILWFLRSHNLSALQRLGDLGEKLGNGGTLVTISLLVLGSGLYLKRDRLRRLGLDSLLAHGVVALLVNGLKHVIGRPRPRLTHSGGWQWWPSLDSGLDSFPSGHTSATVAVVTVLARALPRLRWLPFAIAVWVGASRIWRGSHFPSDVVAGMVMGFVVGSIFNGPLHWWGRSCAQALIRIAPMVLLITGLFWVLTHRIVDPTTDGILLASGAALVAGGLVLRQTRHRSQAAAVGAGNPTSAVNLVGLGLAVATAAPVVIGLAGLVCLARWPVAFTRTAPSTAPPSWRDDCLYAAGAIAALAAIQALKGLVPLQ; translated from the coding sequence ATGACCGAACCGGATGACGGGCGGGCTGCGCCGCTGCAGGGGCAGCCCGAGCCGGCACCGGCTCGTCCGCCGGTTCCGGCGGTGGTCCTCTCCGTTCTCGCGTTGATCGGCTCGTTCGCGGCGCTCCTGCAGATCGATATTCCCATCCTGTGGTTTCTCCGGTCGCACAACCTGTCGGCCCTCCAGCGGCTCGGCGATCTCGGTGAAAAGCTCGGCAACGGCGGCACCCTCGTGACGATCAGCCTGCTCGTCTTGGGATCCGGTCTGTACCTGAAGCGCGACCGGCTGAGACGCCTCGGGCTGGATAGCCTGCTCGCGCACGGCGTGGTGGCGCTGCTCGTCAACGGCCTCAAACACGTCATCGGCCGCCCGAGACCGCGCCTCACCCATTCCGGAGGGTGGCAATGGTGGCCGTCGCTGGATTCGGGGCTGGATTCGTTCCCGTCCGGCCACACTTCGGCGACCGTAGCTGTGGTGACTGTGTTGGCCCGCGCCCTTCCACGGCTGCGATGGCTACCGTTCGCCATCGCTGTATGGGTCGGAGCCAGTCGAATCTGGCGAGGCTCTCACTTTCCCAGCGATGTCGTCGCAGGCATGGTGATGGGATTTGTGGTGGGATCGATCTTCAACGGCCCGCTGCACTGGTGGGGCCGGTCATGCGCACAGGCCCTTATCCGGATTGCGCCGATGGTTCTACTCATCACAGGTCTGTTCTGGGTGTTGACGCATCGCATTGTCGATCCGACGACGGATGGAATCCTGCTCGCGTCGGGGGCGGCGCTGGTGGCAGGAGGTTTGGTCTTGCGACAGACGCGACATCGGAGCCAGGCTGCGGCCGTCGGCGCAGGCAACCCGACATCGGCAGTCAATCTCGTGGGCTTGGGCTTGGCTGTTGCGACAGCCGCGCCGGTGGTCATCGGATTGGCCGGCCTCGTCTGTCTGGCGCGATGGCCGGTCGCTTTTACAAGAACGGCTCCCTCGACAGCTCCCCCTTCATGGCGAGACGACTGTCTCTATGCGGCGGGGGCCATCGCGGCCTTAGCTGCGATTCAGGCCCTCAAGGGGCTCGTGCCCTTGCAGTAA
- a CDS encoding putative TolB-like protein, whose product MLGLLVGSVLTNMAGAAEMKQAKSPAKQNTSAERHLANVRQLTFGRQNAEAYFSFSGNKLIFQSTNNWMKDTFAAAMKPANEPLGCYQMYVMDLGSDTIRMVSTGVGATTCGYFFPGDRRVLYSSTHLRGPNCPPKPKRDGAYRWALDDYDLFSVRIDGQDPQRLTNTPGYDAEATVSPNGKTIVWTSMRDGDLDIYAMDLDGTHPRRLTQEVGYDGGPFFSPDSKRIVYRAQHPSNQEELDQYKTLLAQHLVEPGRLELFIMNADGSGKQQVTHNGASNFSPYFHPDGHRLIFSSNVETRNEGGRPEFHLYLVNEDGSGLERLTFDGQFNSFPMFSPDGKRLVWVSDRGAKERGEFNVFLADWVP is encoded by the coding sequence ATGCTGGGGCTTCTGGTGGGTTCCGTCCTGACGAACATGGCAGGAGCGGCCGAGATGAAACAGGCCAAATCGCCGGCCAAGCAGAACACATCGGCTGAGCGGCACCTCGCCAATGTCAGGCAACTCACGTTCGGACGGCAGAATGCCGAGGCCTATTTTTCCTTCAGCGGAAACAAACTGATCTTTCAGTCCACGAACAATTGGATGAAGGATACCTTTGCCGCAGCGATGAAGCCGGCCAATGAACCGCTCGGCTGTTATCAAATGTACGTCATGGACCTGGGCAGCGATACGATTCGCATGGTCAGCACCGGGGTGGGGGCGACAACCTGCGGCTACTTTTTCCCCGGCGACCGTCGCGTCCTGTACTCGTCCACGCACCTGAGGGGGCCCAATTGTCCTCCGAAACCGAAGAGGGATGGGGCCTATCGCTGGGCCCTGGACGACTACGATCTCTTCTCCGTCAGGATCGACGGGCAGGACCCGCAGCGATTGACCAATACGCCGGGCTATGATGCGGAAGCGACGGTCTCTCCCAACGGCAAGACGATCGTGTGGACCTCCATGCGCGACGGCGATCTCGATATCTACGCCATGGATCTGGATGGGACCCATCCCCGGCGGCTGACCCAGGAGGTCGGCTACGACGGCGGGCCCTTCTTTTCTCCCGACAGCAAGCGGATCGTCTATCGCGCGCAACATCCGAGCAACCAGGAAGAACTGGACCAGTACAAGACCCTCCTGGCGCAACACCTGGTGGAGCCGGGCCGGCTCGAACTCTTCATCATGAATGCCGACGGGTCCGGCAAGCAGCAAGTGACGCACAACGGCGCCTCCAACTTTTCCCCCTATTTCCATCCGGACGGGCACCGTCTCATCTTTTCGTCGAACGTAGAGACCAGGAATGAGGGGGGGCGGCCGGAGTTCCATCTCTACCTCGTCAATGAAGACGGGTCCGGTCTGGAGCGGCTGACGTTCGACGGGCAGTTCAACAGTTTTCCCATGTTCTCTCCCGACGGGAAGCGTCTCGTTTGGGTGTCCGATCGGGGGGCGAAAGAGCGGGGAGAGTTCAACGTGTTTCTCGCCGACTGGGTTCCATGA
- a CDS encoding Peptidase M1, membrane alanine aminopeptidase encodes MVQRLIGVSLLVVFLVPALAIAESTSRLPTIRHHQLALELLPDSHQLVATDQLTIAGGSPEQVLAFSLAPTLLLERLEDVTLCQDPCASAVPVAFERAGSSGQSEAQRITLKQPPADPADGSVRLRFSYRGVIDDPPRDPRHLRFVTPSETSGHIGPEGVYLSSESRWYPDIDDSLATYEVTITVPEGWAAVTQGTAQSDQTKWIVSTKSEALTVVANRFVVKRRAWQARSGQVIQLATYLFPDEASLADDYLDASARYLDAYIPLLGPYPFSQFAVVENFFSSGLGMPSFTLLGSGVIKRRYTQPYALGHEIVHSWIGNGVFNRVSQGNWVEGLTTYLSNYYYHELTGDEAQAREQRRLMLLGYSVYVRPGDDYPLETFTQKHDEKDNAIGYQKSAMVFHLLRQEVGDAVFWRALKQIPERYLGAVADWKDLERTFQEAAGRDLRWFFAQWIERDGAPELVLSGLHVQPIHGTSGQVGTVEAAVHIAQQGTPYRIPVELEFTLAGGGTQRVRIQVTEAQQDAMVPLPARPSAVRLDPDSHLFRRVARRDMAPMLNLYVTDMLRTVIPSAPASVDQSAPFGEVVQRIVAQEAGKPGAQRTTVLQGREAPARLPEGSLLVLGGPRENAVASEALRSCGDRVRLTDNGFSLDGRMYEGPTMALLVSCRREDQPGSVITLLYGVTPQALGRVTRLLFFYGWQSYVVFREGAVVARGDWEDTMSVEVRIETR; translated from the coding sequence ATGGTGCAGCGTCTCATCGGTGTCAGTCTGCTCGTGGTTTTTCTGGTTCCCGCTCTCGCAATCGCTGAGTCCACATCCCGCCTTCCGACGATTCGACACCATCAACTGGCGCTCGAACTGCTTCCGGATTCCCATCAATTGGTCGCGACGGACCAACTGACCATCGCCGGAGGGTCTCCCGAGCAGGTGCTGGCGTTTTCACTCGCCCCCACCCTGCTGCTCGAACGGCTCGAGGATGTGACCCTCTGTCAAGATCCCTGTGCATCCGCCGTACCGGTGGCGTTCGAACGGGCCGGGTCGTCCGGTCAATCGGAAGCTCAACGCATCACCCTGAAACAGCCCCCCGCCGACCCGGCTGACGGATCAGTACGACTACGATTTTCCTATCGCGGCGTGATCGACGATCCTCCGCGGGATCCACGCCACCTTCGTTTCGTCACGCCGAGCGAAACGTCCGGCCACATCGGCCCTGAAGGTGTGTACCTCAGCAGCGAAAGTCGGTGGTATCCGGACATCGATGATTCGCTGGCTACCTATGAGGTGACGATCACGGTGCCGGAGGGCTGGGCTGCCGTGACCCAGGGAACCGCCCAGTCCGACCAGACCAAGTGGATCGTCTCCACCAAGAGTGAAGCGTTGACGGTAGTGGCCAACCGCTTCGTCGTCAAGCGCCGCGCCTGGCAGGCACGGTCCGGTCAGGTGATTCAGCTGGCGACCTACCTGTTTCCCGATGAGGCATCCCTTGCGGATGACTACCTCGACGCGTCTGCCAGGTATCTCGACGCCTATATTCCGCTGCTCGGACCCTATCCGTTCTCGCAGTTTGCCGTCGTCGAAAATTTTTTCTCCAGCGGCTTGGGGATGCCGTCCTTTACGTTGCTGGGGAGCGGGGTCATCAAGCGCCGCTATACGCAGCCTTACGCGCTCGGACATGAAATCGTGCATTCCTGGATCGGCAACGGGGTGTTCAATCGGGTGAGTCAGGGCAATTGGGTGGAGGGCCTGACGACCTACCTGTCGAACTACTATTACCATGAACTCACCGGCGACGAGGCTCAGGCTCGCGAGCAGCGGCGGCTGATGCTTCTGGGCTATTCCGTCTACGTCCGTCCGGGCGATGATTATCCGCTTGAAACATTCACGCAGAAGCATGACGAGAAGGACAATGCCATCGGCTACCAAAAGTCCGCCATGGTCTTTCATCTCCTCAGACAGGAGGTGGGCGATGCCGTGTTTTGGCGGGCACTCAAGCAGATACCGGAGCGGTACCTGGGCGCGGTCGCCGATTGGAAGGACCTGGAGAGAACCTTTCAGGAAGCGGCGGGCCGTGACTTACGGTGGTTCTTCGCCCAGTGGATCGAGCGGGACGGTGCGCCGGAACTCGTACTGTCCGGATTGCATGTGCAACCGATCCATGGGACATCAGGGCAAGTGGGAACGGTCGAGGCGGCGGTGCATATCGCTCAGCAGGGAACACCCTACCGGATTCCGGTCGAGCTGGAGTTTACGTTGGCCGGGGGAGGTACTCAACGTGTCCGTATCCAGGTGACCGAGGCCCAACAAGACGCGATGGTGCCACTGCCGGCACGACCGTCGGCCGTCCGGTTGGATCCGGACTCTCACCTCTTTCGTCGCGTGGCACGTCGCGACATGGCTCCCATGCTGAATCTCTACGTGACAGATATGTTGCGGACGGTCATCCCGTCCGCTCCTGCTTCCGTGGATCAATCGGCTCCGTTCGGTGAAGTGGTTCAACGCATCGTCGCGCAGGAGGCTGGGAAGCCGGGCGCACAGCGCACAACGGTGCTTCAGGGGAGAGAGGCGCCAGCGCGTCTGCCGGAAGGATCGTTGCTGGTGCTGGGCGGTCCTCGGGAGAACGCCGTGGCCTCGGAGGCGCTGCGCTCTTGTGGTGATCGCGTCCGCCTGACGGACAACGGATTCTCGCTGGATGGGCGGATGTACGAGGGGCCGACCATGGCCTTGCTGGTTTCCTGCCGAAGAGAGGACCAGCCGGGCAGTGTGATCACCCTGCTCTACGGGGTGACCCCGCAGGCGCTTGGGCGAGTCACCCGGCTCTTGTTTTTTTACGGGTGGCAGAGTTATGTGGTGTTTCGCGAAGGAGCCGTGGTGGCAAGGGGAGATTGGGAGGATACGATGAGTGTAGAGGTGCGAATTGAAACACGGTAG